CACACTCAGCAGCGTAGAAACCCCTGCCGACCCCTGGGGAAGGGCTTTTTAAAGGCAAACGTTCACCCCCAGAGTTGCTTGCTTAGGATGGTACAGTCGGTCCACCAAAGTACAACACcagagctgccccctccccccgccctgccttcctctgctgctgcccacaCTAAAGATGTGTGTGGATGAAATCCCAAAAGAATTCTGGCTCCTATTCCAAAGAGGTCCAGTTGATATTCCAGAGGAAAGTATGGCTAGGATTATGAGTCACAATCATAGCTGAGAAATACTTCCTTTCTCCAGAgtcatcttctttctttcctttcccacaATCAGTGTTATTCACCTTTAATTTTCACCTTTTTCAGTGTCGTGAATCTTTTTATCTTGTGATATTCAGATGAAGagaggtatagaaatttaataaataatttgcaATAGGAGCAGAGATCGTATATCCAGAAGCCCTTGGCCACCCAGTGCAAAGGGGGAAGCAGCTGGAGCCTGACTGCTGGGAAGGCCAGGTTAAAACATCCAACCCAGTTATTATTGGCTATAATTATATGCCACCTGATCTCACACCCGCCTCCTGACACTGGACTATCTTAGTGGAGATTCCCTAGTCCAATATCAGGAGGCGGGTGCAAGATCAGGTGGCATATAATTATAGCAAATAATAATCAGGCTCCAGctgctttccttctgcatctccagCTCTCTCCATGCAATAATGCAAGGCTGAGAGATTCTCCTACCTGAGCATTCCTTCAGCTGACCACAAGCACCAAGCCTTGTCACTAGACATATAGGGGTCTCCAAATATGGTCAGTATGGACCTCCTGAGGCCAAAGGGACTGTGCAGGTGATtaataaacatctggaggtcaaagGGGACAAAATGTGGCCCAAGGGGTGGAGGATTATTGTGCAGAGGATGACGAAATTCATCATGAACTTAGGACCCTGATGAATAGTAGGCAGgttcatggacatagagcagttccctttcctgtgagaaaccactttatttaaaaagtaaaccccacagttCAACCGTATTCTAAGATAATGCTTCTGAAACTCATTACCATTAtttgacattatttcatttgtatttcctAAAAACATACGGAGGAGAGGAAAGAATGTatgagatgttaaaataagagaaTGTCCTAattcagtgatggcgaacctatgacacgcgtgtcagacatgacacgcagagccctcaatGCTAGTacatgccccatcggcccattcatgctgttgtccccccccatttgttctcccgctcctcctcaggctacagcttgtctctgatccctttttgttgttgttgctgctgctggtggtagccagagattggtttttttaccctttctgtgctgttttgttctggcgctttggcagacgatgattgggcgtaacagtgttcgttttttaacccgttctgtgctgggtttttttggcgctttgggagactatgtcggtgctgcatgttagttccagtgaaggtattattcgtcatttatttctgttctctttctccccccaaaagcacagtagctttggggcaccccctcccaaaaaaagcaaagcaacttttgaactaaaaaaaaaacctccaaaactttggtcagcagctccccccaaaaagctcaacaactctgggcactttgtgataaataagggggttttggtttggtttagtttGGTTTAAtaattggtttattaaatacagttatatattacaattatacatttttgttatttaaactataaatatcgtgaaattataggttttttttctcgaagtgacacaccatgcgaattatgctcagttttttggcgaattttgacacatcaagctcaaaaggttgcccatcactttcctaattgatgtgtgtaatattcctttgttctcttcctagatttcctcccccccccctgtcgaAAGAAGACAATGGAGAAGGCAGTCAAAATTCTGGTGGACCATGTCCAATGGGGAtaacgaagaaaccatttaaatataTGGAgcgtggagagagagaggagaagcaaTCTGAAAGTATGGAGTATGGGAAGAGCTTTACtgaaagtggaacacttagaaaacatcaacggactcacacaggagagaaaccatttaaatgcatggagtgtggaaaaagctttggTTGGCGTTCAAACCTTCGTATACATAAAcacactcacacaggggagaaaccatataaatgtattgagtgtggaaagagcttcagtcagattGGACACCTTAAAAACCATCAACGgacccacacaggggaaaaaccatataaatgtatggagtgtggaaagagcttcactgatagtggaacatttagaaaacatcaacggacccACACAGGCGAtaaaccttttaaatgcatggagtgtggaaagagcttcagtcagagtgggcaCCTTAGATCCAATCAATGGGTTCACACAGGGGaggaaccatttaaatgtattgagtgtggaaagagcttctctgAGTTTCGAAGAGTTCAcagacatcaacggactcacacaggagagaaaccatttaaatgtatggagtgtggaaagagcttctctgAGTTTGGAAAAGTTAAAAGACatgaacggactcacacaggagagaaaccatttaaatgcatggaatgtggagcGAGCTTTATTAATGGTACAGCACTGACTATCcatcatcaaactcacacaggggaaaaaccatttgaatgtatggattgtggaaagagcttcacttatagtggagcactaagaaaacatcaatggactcacacaggagagaaaccatttaaatgcatggaatgtggagcGAGCTTTATTGATGGTACAGCACTGACTATCcatcatcaaactcacacaggggaaaaaccatttgaatgtatggattgtggaaagagcttcacttatagtggagcactaagaaaacatcaacggactcacacaggggagaaaccatttcattGCATGGAGTGCGGTAAGAGCTCCACTGATCATGGAACACTTAGAATCCACCatcgaattcacacaggggaaaaaccatataaatgtgtggagtgtggaaagagcttcactgatagtggaACATTTGGAAAACATCAACAGATCCACACAGGCGATAAactatttaaatgcatggagtgtggaaagagctttattgaTAGTAAAGCACTGAGAATCCATtatcgaactcacacaggggaaaaaccatttgaatgcatggagtgcggaaagagcttcagagacAGTGGAAAGCTTAGaaatcatcaacggactcacactggggagaaaccatttaaatgcatggagtgtggaaagtgcttcagtcagagtgAACATCTGAATTCacataatcaaactcacactggggagaaaccattcaaatgcacagagtgcggaaagagctttagtcacagtggaacacttagaaaacatcaacggactcacacaggggagaaaccatttcaatgcatggagtgtggaaagagcttcagtcagaatggacaccttagaattcatcaacggagtcacacaggggagaaaccattcaaatgcacggagtgcggaaagagcttcagtcacagtggaacacttagaaaacatcaatggGCTCACACTgggcagaaaccatttaaatgcatggagtgtggaaagggcttctctgatgttggaaaagttagaagacatcaacgaactcacacgggagaaaccatttaaatgtatggagtctTGAAAGAGTTTATTTCAGAGTGGAACCCTAAATTCACACACAGGaaacttagaagacatcaacagacaagcaaataaatgtatggagtgtagAAAGAGCTTCAATAGAAGTGGAAACCTTAGCAAACACCAGCAAACTCCAAAAGGGCAACCACTTACTTATATGGAGTTCCGTAGAGCTTCAGTCCTGATGTTCTTACAAAACATCAATTGACTCACAAGGAGGAAAAGCTTTAACAGTTGAAACCCTACAATCCACAAACTGAAAAATCATAAATGGTTTGAATGGAAGGAGTGTGGGGAGTACTTCAATtgctttatatatacagtgtataTCATATTAGTTATATATAATTCTATTTacaaatttcatttgaaaaaggaagcattcacttccaggttgttgGTGTTTGAAAGCTCCAAATATtcaaaacgttcgacaaccgagattCCACTGGGTATCCAGCAATAGTGTGTTGTCCATTGAtatccattcttttttttcttttcttaaatttaTTGAAACTATCAAGACAATTTGTTAATCAATGTACCCAAttacattttttccctttcccccctcccatccctccctctcccaccctccaaagacttccctcagctcccctctctggtttgtttatacatattgttctctgcatgttttaaaattgtacatatcattaccttatctatcatctCTTTTACTAATAAATTTGTGAAtgcttattcaaaacctgccaagaaGTCCAAATCCTTATGTTGTCTGGTATTCGTATATAaagttgtaaaaggtaaaggggcccctgac
Above is a window of Zootoca vivipara chromosome 2, rZooViv1.1, whole genome shotgun sequence DNA encoding:
- the LOC132591333 gene encoding oocyte zinc finger protein XlCOF6-like, whose translation is MGITKKPFKYMERGEREEKQSESMEYGKSFTESGTLRKHQRTHTGEKPFKCMECGKSFGWRSNLRIHKHTHTGEKPYKCIECGKSFSQIGHLKNHQRTHTGEKPYKCMECGKSFTDSGTFRKHQRTHTGDKPFKCMECGKSFSQSGHLRSNQWVHTGEEPFKCIECGKSFSEFRRVHRHQRTHTGEKPFKCMECGKSFSEFGKVKRHERTHTGEKPFKCMECGASFINGTALTIHHQTHTGEKPFECMDCGKSFTYSGALRKHQWTHTGEKPFKCMECGASFIDGTALTIHHQTHTGEKPFECMDCGKSFTYSGALRKHQRTHTGEKPFHCMECGKSSTDHGTLRIHHRIHTGEKPYKCVECGKSFTDSGTFGKHQQIHTGDKLFKCMECGKSFIDSKALRIHYRTHTGEKPFECMECGKSFRDSGKLRNHQRTHTGEKPFKCMECGKCFSQSEHLNSHNQTHTGEKPFKCTECGKSFSHSGTLRKHQRTHTGEKPFQCMECGKSFSQNGHLRIHQRSHTGEKPFKCTECGKSFSHSGTLRKHQWAHTGQKPFKCMECGKGFSDVGKVRRHQRTHTGETI